The segment CCAGTTGTCACTGCATCTgttgaatttttaatattctgagatttaatattttcattagAAGTAGATTCTTTTCCAACTTTATCAGATAATCTATCCTTTAATGGTATTCCCTCATGTATTTCGTCCTGTTTTTTTTCCTCTACTTTCTTTGTTCCACCCAACCATTCTGGTAAATTTTCTTCCAATTTTGGATTAGTATCTTTACTTGATACATTTTCACCTGTTAgcttaaaaattgaaaagtaaAAAACATTGAAAATTGGAAGACATAGTTAAAAtatgtttataaattttattataagggTTAACTAATATTGTGAAATACtgaaatatttaaatgtaaacaataaattttctattcaaAGAAAGACATCTTGTTGCAGacaattacttttttttaaatatgctattatttaaatataattaccaGTTCAAAATTTTGGTCAGATAATAAATCAGTGGGTAGCAAACCAAGAGGATCATTTATGATTTTTGTATTCCTTCTACCTCTACGAGATTCTCCTGCAGAAAGCTTAGGTAATTGATTGACAGGTTGTGATTTTGATTTTTGTGCAGTATTTGCAAATTCTGCAGTTTGAATTGAAACTTCTGATTCTACTTTTTTAGTATTCTTAGGAATAATAAAATCCATGGTAACAGATGAACGAGGTTTATTTTCAAATAAGTTTTCTCTTAATGATGACCTTCTTGATTTATCATTTACTGTGTCTGATTTATCAATTAAATTCGCTAAAATATCCTCATCATTTACAGGTACAGTTTTTTTCTCTTGTACATGTTTTTCTATAGATGATTCTCTTTTTAATAAAACAGGAGTACTCATAGTAGCCAGATCACTGCTTGGCTTCTGTGAATACAATTGATAAACATCTTCATGCTCAAAATTAAACTTTGATTCCAATTCATTACTTAATTTGATACTTGTTGCGGATATAACTGGTGTTTTTATCTTAAACAAATCTTCCATCAAATTACTTTTAGTACCAGTTGCAAATACattcttcttttcttttaaaGAAATTTCCTCGTCAGATAGCAAACCAGTTAATAAATCATCTTCATTAGCATCTGTAtatcaacaatattttttaataattttaaaaaattatataaaaactaatataagaaaaaattgcataaacaattaaaattatatttgtaaaatgtagTTATACTTATACATAATGTGTATATGAAAAAACTATTATAATTAACAAATTGCTAAAAACTATATGTATATGATAGCTTAAATATTTATGTTTCTATAAAAATAAGAGATTGTATCTTAAAACTTGCAATAGTAAAATAATGCTTAAACACAAATgtctgttttatttttttgttttatttcaaaTGTGAAATGACCTTCAAATATGACCTTCTTTTTCATTCCCCCAACCAATTGTAGATTAGAATCTTTGAAAATACTTGTAgaagattttgattttttaaatgaattgtTAACTAATTCCATGTCCAAAGTATCCATATCTTCAGGCATGTGTAATttcctccaaatttgaagtttcACTAAACTCAACTATCTacgtgaaatttaaaaaaataaaaatgaataaaataaagaaagattGTACTAAATGAGTAGTTTTTTAGTTCTTaattaattcattttttttttttaattgctttATTAATATAGGAAATGAAAAATATCAATATCTTTAAAGAAATTAGTTATTCAGTTTTTTATAAAATGACAAACATTAGCAAATACTATTAGAAAATTTTGTTCTTCtaaatttttttgtttattgTTTTCCAGTCAGGCAAATAGTTACTATAAGAACTATGAATAAAGATAAATGAATTGAATGAGAAATGAAAGAATAATtagtatttgatattttttatatcGTTAACATACTTTTAAAAATTAAGTATAATTTCTAttatgaaacattgagttagtaAGAAATAACTTTGTTCAATGTAGTTAACCAACTTGTTTCAAATCAACACAATTTTTGTTATATGTACTACACATTTTCATTCTTTGAAACCTTTTAAGCTATACTGAAATACATTTCTATATTATTGAATACACCAAAGATAATTATATTGGACACTTGTTTTTGACAAGATACTCTGTAGTTCTATACTCTGCATAAATTTGACAGTTATTTAACATTATGAATGGCATACGATACAGACCGTGCAATCGGTGCAATGAACCGTTAAAATTTTGATCACGTGACAAGCTTTGTTTACATCCAACTAAGTTTATTGTCCCACGAATTGTACAATAATTTGGCTTCACTTAATTACTTGAACTATCTTCttcattataaaatttaacTACATTATTATGTTAATCTATTattctattattatattttcatagTTATTCTATTAATAAAGGCTAAGCTTTGATAGCGACTGTattaatactataaaatattatcgtGGAAAGCTTCACGACCCTCTGACGTGAAAGGCATCTTTTTACGTTAAACAATTGTAATTGAACGTGTTGCGACCCCGTGAACGGTGGGTTAGGGAAATAAGCtcgtgggacggtgcccgtggagcgctgaaccgctctgctcggcaaGACGCGCGGAAATCAAACTACTCGATACGGTAAAAATACTTcaacaactttattcagtactgtTCCTTAGATATTTCTAAATAGCGATTGGGAAACGTTCTCTAGTGCAGGACGatagctcgtatagactgagagagagCCCAGCCAAGCGgggctcggtcttatatatccagcgtcccgatcggcgtttgttCCTTCCTTTTGCCGGTTGCCAAGTTctcggcgcgtgccatggaatattcccgatccttcgagcgagaaccggcgacatggccaaccgatcgattcttacacacacacatatgcgcgctacaagcatacagcctacctctaacggtcaaaactacattgtatacacaaagtatcggtaacggtctacaaatgctcggttttcgcctagatttcctcgcgttgaatttcctacaataataatacgcattacaatacgcgagtTAGTTTGAATCTCGctcgctcaaatcgcagccTCGATGGTAAtaaaaccagttccagcaatttcccgtcgcgccgctGTATGTACATCGACCCTACGTCACGCAAATGCGTAACAAACGTATTGTAGCAACACCAGTCGAATGTACAACTGGAGATCTAGGAACAGTAGttgatttttacaattttttagatAGTATCAGATTTTTATAAATGATAAAATTTGTTGTATCCAAATATCTTTTGGTATTAATGCAAAAactattgaaaaaatttttactgatataaatttatttaacctTGAACGAAATAAAATTCCTTTTTTCCTTAATTTCTTTTCCTGTTTACAACATTATATTCAGTTACGTCATTCTAACAGTGTGTAGCGGTATGTAATTCATCACAAGATCGCTACATCATTTCGTGCACGGAGGTAGCTTTTCTGTGAAATCATTTGGGGATTGACATCGATATCTTTCGAATGCCTTTGAGTACGCAACCACGATAGTTTTTGGTCAGTTCGCGAATACTAATAATAATGTACCTAGTCATAAACAAATCTTACAATAAAGTTGAATAAAGTGAATAGTAATAAATACGTTAAGTATCACGCGTGATCATTTTCTGGTGTAGATAGTGCAAATTAACCTTATCAAGCATTTCTCTTCTATGTCATTATCGATACATAGAATTATGAGATTACAATAATTTAACCAATAAATTTGTAACTCAAGATACCATGGAGGTTTTGTTATTACTAAAATCTATTCTGTATGCTTGTCAGTGGTCAGTTTCTGCTATTAAATCATAAAATGGTAAGGCTATATAGATTTCTTTcttaattttgtaaatattaatgTCAGATATTTCATATCatacattataattataattatttatcatTATTCTAGGGTGCAAATATATCACAATTAGAGAGAGATATTGGCTCTGATCAATTTCCACCTAATGAACATTATTTTGGTTTAGTTAATGTAAGTATAAAGcataaaatttacaatttagttaatgtaatataaattaaaaagtatCAAAAAAGTGTTTCAACTAATAAAATGTAATTATAGGATTACAATGGAATTATTATTGTTCAATTTTAAGGTCAAAATTAATATCAATACTTGTATATTGTTGCAGTTTGGAAATACCTGTTACAGTAATTCTGTATTACAAGCTTTGTACTTTTGTCGACCATTTAGAGAAAAAGTTCTAGAATATAAAGCTAGAAATAAGAGAACTAAGGAAACATTATTAACATGTTTAGCAGACTTATTTTACAGTATTGCAacacaaaaaaaaaaggttGGGTCTATAGCTCCCAAAAAATTTATTGCCAGATTGAGGAAAGAAAAAGGTCAgtgttaatatatatttttattaatgtttGTCCTATTTTATATGATTTTATTGTACTTTTAACTGTATAATTAATTCATGGATGATTGTGTAAGTTATTCATATATGATGTATATTAAATacatacaattttattacagaGGAATTTGATAACTATATGCAACAAGATGCACATGAGTTTTTGAATTTCTTGATAAATCATATAAATGAGATCATTTTGGGTAAgcacattaatataaatatacagggtgttcggccacccctgggaaaaattttaatgagggattctagaggccaaaataagacgaaaatcaagaatatcaatttgttgatggagggttttttaaaaatttataaacgtttaaagttccgtccgtactgaatttttttctcgaaaatgcgcacgatttcgtgggtatgtgtattcaccaaaaatgattgtaattgacccccgtaaccgaaaataattttttctgaatgatttgaaacttttcaattttcagggtaacagacagttatagtcagacattatattttcagtaatgaatttttttttcgaaaatgcgtaggatttcaggggtatgtgtattcaccaaaagtgattgtaattgacccccgcaatcgaaaataatttttccagaacgatttgaaattttttaatttaattgttaataacattttaacgaagcctccaccaacaaattggtattcttgattttcgtcttattttggcctctagaatctcccattgaaatttttcccagggatggccgaacaccctgtatatatatactGAGTGGAGAaatatagtaaagtggtagttcACTTGATATTGAGGATTAAGATTTCAGGGATAAAGAATAATGACATGGGTATCACTTTACACATCTTTCGAAACGGACGTAAAGCGATTACTATATTTATTCCATTGGCCATAACTACTTTACTGTACTCCTCCCACCAaatgtacatacatacatatacataatgatatatatttttaaaagtaaTTGCTTTTACTTTATATATTAGCAGAGAGAAGTCAGAGTAAACCAGCTGGTGGAAAATGCGGATCAGGAGATGCTGGTTCACCGTCAGAACCGACATGGGTTCATGAAATATTTCAGGGAATCCTAACATCAGAAACTCGCTGCCTTAATTGTGAGACTGTATCTAGCAAAGATGAGGATTTTTTTGACCTACAAGTTGATGTAGATCAAAATACGTCTATCACACACTGCCTCAGATGTTTTTCTAATACTGAGACTCTTTGTAGTGACAACAAGTTTAAGTGTGATCATTGTAGCAGTTATCAAGAAGCACAGGTATATttctaatgaaaatttataAGGATAAAGTGATATTTAAtaatgtattttcattattgtaGAAACGAATGAGAGTTAAAAAATTACCAATGATATTGGCATTGCATCTAAAAAGATTTAAATATGTGGAACAATATAATCGTCACATTAAAGTTTCTCACAGAGTAGTTTTTCCTTTGGAGCTTCGGCTCTTTAACACTGTAAGTTACTACTAtttcataattatttattatatatttataattctatGAAGTGTCTACCtctattgaaatatttattctaATTAATGTTTAGAGTGACGATGCAGTGAACCCAGATCGTTTGTATGATTTGGTCGCAGTTGTGATACATTGTGGAAGTGGGCCTAATCGGGGACACTATATTTCTATAGTTAAAAGTCATGGATTATGGTTACTCTTTGATGATGATATGGTCGATGTAAGActtctaacttacgttatcacaAGTACTTGTTCATTATCATAGGAATATTTACATATATTGCGTTTTTATTACAGAAAATTGATGCGTCTGCGATAGAAGACTTTTATGGGCTTACATCAGATATTCAAAAGAGTTCTGAAACTGGTTACATCCTATTTTACCAATCAAGAGATTGCAGttagaaattaatataaatatatagtaattaaattaaataaatcctATATagtaatttcatattttattaaagTACAGTATATAAGACTAGGAATGTTATATGttagattattttttaaaaaacgtgCATATAAATAGGTTTAATTAGATTCTGTTTGTGAAATATAGAGAAAATCATTAACTTCATGGTTATTCACTGATGTAATGTCTTAACGAAGATCAACAATCTttgttaagaaagcagttggtcATGATTTATgtaagaattatttattttaattctaatGAGAAACTAGTCTATCTATAAAAAAACAAAtcatttgttttatttttagatCAACTTATCTAGTAATTGAGAAACGTTGGAAGCACTAACAGATTCTATGTGTATGTAAAAAAAGTatgattgaaaataaaatgaTTGTTATCAGAATTtacattatatatgtatataaattaaCATTAATTTACTTTTCATTGGTGTAAAATAAAAAGTAACTATATaccatttctatttaaaaataaacgatatgtttacaaataaaaatacaaattttgttGACAtgtgtttatttaaattttaagcaATAAATTCATATGGAATAGGAGCAAGTAAGACAGGTTTTTCACGTCCTGATACAATGTGCGCTTGCATTGGTTCTGCCGGTTGTCTTTTTAGTTGAACTTTAATATTCTTTTCTTTTGCTTCCTTCCGTAACCTTTCGTTTTCCTTTACACGTTTCAAGAAATCTTCTCTGCATTTAGAGTGAGTCAAGTGCTCAATGCGTACGTTAATTCTTTTAGCAATGATACGTCCACGTACTCTTTTGTTCACAATGACACCAAGAGCATGGGGAGTTACATTGAAAACACGTCCAGTTTTTCCATGATAAACTTTATAGGGCATACCCTTTTGAACAGCTCCATTGCCTTTTATGTCAACGATATCACCAACTTTGTATACTTTCATGTATGTCGACAATGGTATTGTTCCATGTTTGCGGAATTTTCGGGAAAACAAATCCCTTGTTCCTCGTCGATAACCCTTCGAATTCGTCATAGTGATACTTTAATCTAGAAAGCGTATAAATAAATACTAATTACCGGAAATGTTACTACAAAAATATAACCATTAATCAAAATTGATTATCCATGTAAGTTACAATGTTTTTTACATAGTTATTTACCGCAACATTTTGATACTAAAATTTAAcgaatttaatgaaaaaaagctaataatttgtttataacgtGAAACAAAATTTAACGATATATGGAAATATAACGACACGTGTGTCCATATACGAaaacaaattttcgaaattacAATCTTCCTTTATTTAAAGGAATatgttaaatataattaatataatttatataattttcttaCAATATATACAAAGAGATATAAACTTAATATTGCATAGTAGTTTTAAAATTCTTTATAAATATCGTCAAACTTACAAGAACCGAGTACGGCCACTTACGACGTTGAAAAAGAGAACTCAAGATTGGCAACCTAGTATTAACATACCTGAATCGACAATAATCGATACCTATTTTACTTTTGTTTTAAACGTACAtatatatttacatttattgCATATGTAACCAGTTAATTATACTTTAAATATATTACCTTTACAATTATATCATTAAATACTATAATTATAAACTGTTTGTGTATAAGTATTACGGGCCAATGATTCTTACTGTTTTCGTGTAAAATGAACTAGCTAGGGACTTATTCATTAATTCGCACTCAGTGCGTGACATAATTTCGTTCAATGATTGAACTTCAATCTTCAGTACTAGTTCAATTTGTTCGATGCTAGATGACTGTCCATGGCCCACGTACTTGCTAATTTCTTTCTAAATAAGGATTAAACTATTAtttatcgtataaaattaaaattaatttcaatttttaaatttcaatacaCACAAGATTTAATGagtatatttttgatttttcatgTAATCAAAAGAGAAGCATTAAACAAAAGTTGAAATATTAACCTAGCAATACCAAGTCTGCCGTGGACAAAAACTGTAATGTTTttgctcttttattataaaaaaagtaTATAATTAATTTGTTATTTTCTGTGATATTTTGAAATACACATGTTATTGAATGCATAATGAAATTTATGATGATACCtgtatcttttaaaatttttatttcatgaaATTTGTTTACTTTGTAGGGGTTATGTTTATGTTTTTTGTAAATCTATTGAGAAGGGTAGAGTAAACTTCTTCAAAGCCAATTTAAtgcataattattaaaaatggaacaggtattttaaataatattatttttcttaccgcgaataaaaattatacagcATGTTATTATATACTATTCTACAGGATTTGAAAGCTAAAAT is part of the Colletes latitarsis isolate SP2378_abdomen chromosome 10, iyColLati1, whole genome shotgun sequence genome and harbors:
- the Usp12-46 gene encoding ubiquitin-specific protease 12/46 isoform X2 is translated as MLVSGQFLLLNHKMGANISQLERDIGSDQFPPNEHYFGLVNFGNTCYSNSVLQALYFCRPFREKVLEYKARNKRTKETLLTCLADLFYSIATQKKKVGSIAPKKFIARLRKEKEEFDNYMQQDAHEFLNFLINHINEIILERSQSKPAGGKCGSGDAGSPSEPTWVHEIFQGILTSETRCLNCETVSSKDEDFFDLQVDVDQNTSITHCLRCFSNTETLCSDNKFKCDHCSSYQEAQKRMRVKKLPMILALHLKRFKYVEQYNRHIKVSHRVVFPLELRLFNTSDDAVNPDRLYDLVAVVIHCGSGPNRGHYISIVKSHGLWLLFDDDMVDKIDASAIEDFYGLTSDIQKSSETGYILFYQSRDCS
- the Usp12-46 gene encoding ubiquitin-specific protease 12/46 isoform X1, which translates into the protein MLVSGQFLLLNHKMGANISQLERDIGSDQFPPNEHYFGLVNFGNTCYSNSVLQALYFCRPFREKVLEYKARNKRTKETLLTCLADLFYSIATQKKKVGSIAPKKFIARLRKEKEEFDNYMQQDAHEFLNFLINHINEIILAERSQSKPAGGKCGSGDAGSPSEPTWVHEIFQGILTSETRCLNCETVSSKDEDFFDLQVDVDQNTSITHCLRCFSNTETLCSDNKFKCDHCSSYQEAQKRMRVKKLPMILALHLKRFKYVEQYNRHIKVSHRVVFPLELRLFNTSDDAVNPDRLYDLVAVVIHCGSGPNRGHYISIVKSHGLWLLFDDDMVDKIDASAIEDFYGLTSDIQKSSETGYILFYQSRDCS
- the Rpl21 gene encoding ribosomal protein L21; the protein is MTNSKGYRRGTRDLFSRKFRKHGTIPLSTYMKVYKVGDIVDIKGNGAVQKGMPYKVYHGKTGRVFNVTPHALGVIVNKRVRGRIIAKRINVRIEHLTHSKCREDFLKRVKENERLRKEAKEKNIKVQLKRQPAEPMQAHIVSGREKPVLLAPIPYEFIA